The Citrus sinensis cultivar Valencia sweet orange chromosome 4, DVS_A1.0, whole genome shotgun sequence DNA segment ccgtatttttaaaaataaattttaccaaacgttttattaattctcttcacaatttattatttatcttgtacaactaacaacaattattttaaaaactacaacaTTACTAAACTGATCCTAAATGTAACTCAAATATTATTCCACACTAAGGATAGCACTTGTAGTTTGAGAGCCACAACGCAATAGTAGTAAACTGGTCCTCAATGTAGTTCAATTGTTTTTCCACactaaaatatcaattttatagCACTTGTAGTTTGACAGTCACAATGCAATAGTAGTAAATGTAACCTAATTCATTTCATGTATTCAATTTTCTAAGATCCATACctttttttagtattatatatataatacaactAAATCTCATATAGAATAAATATACCACCaaagcataaacaaaaagtaTAAATCAGTCTTACAATCACTTGGAAGTAGAGATGGGCAATAGGCTGGGCTGGCAACAAGGCTCATGTGTACTCATACCCTATTGTGTCCACTATGTGTTTTGTGCCATATCGTGCCTAAGTCTTTTTTGCTTAGGCCCGGCCCGACACACGTGCCATGGCTAAGGAAAAAAAACccataaactattttttaaaaaaaaaaaaaattaagagcgTATGCTAAGTTGTTGacgtttttctttttcaagtcTATAtgtctttatttaaatttaatagaatcgaaaattgaaaattcaagtccatattcaataataataaactaataatagtaagagaatataatattaattattaagtttgaCCTTAtagtattagaatttttttaatgataataataataataataataataataataataataataataataataataataatttttcttaaatgttaacttaattgttaatttgaaTTTACATAGAGTCATAGTTCATAattcacaataatattaatgcatatttataaaaacatgatatcaattatttatttaataaattataaatataaatcaattatagagaattaaatgaatttaaaaaattcaatttaaagttatttataaaattataaaaatttaattttgcttttattaaaaataaaatatgtttattgCAGCCTTTTTCATCGTGCCATACTTAGTCAATCTCTAACTGCGTCGTGCTTTCAAGGTGAGTGTGTAAAATTCTAAACCTAACCCAGTCCACATGCGTGCTGCGTGTCCCATACGAACATATACCGTCCGGTTCATTGGCCATCTCTACTTGAAAGATTCAAACCCTCcatcttataattaaaagaaagccGTGCCCAGCAACTTAACTATGTGTTCTTGGCAGCtagcttaaattttataacagtgataattataataataaaattaattttttggtcgtttttaaaaaaaaaagtttgtattttaaaaacgACACCGTATTAGTGCTACACTCTATCCCCTAAAAACTGGCCTCACTAAAACCCCCAACAAAACGCAACACAGACGCAGACAAAAACGGAGCGGAAATGTGGCGCACAAAACTGTGCCAGCCCGTTCGAACAATCTTCACTAAAACCCCCAGTCCTCCGCCGCGTCATCACTACCACCGCTACCAACGGCCGCTGATCCCTCTCTCGGTGTCCCTTGCCAAAACGGTGACATGTATCCGCACAAGGGACTCgcattcttattcttcttcgaTTCTCAACGAACAAATCTTCCATTTCGATTTCAGCAGCTCGCTTGTTGCTCATTGCATCACTTCGGCTTCCTCTGCCGAACCACAGGTGGTTGTCGACTGGAACGACGCCGTTTCCTGCTCTGAAGTTGGTGACGGCGCAAACGGTAGCTTGGAGGAGGAAGAGGAGGACCCTAGGACTAATATTCCCGTTAAAGCCTACTTCTTCTCCACTAGGTttgctaaattttatttttatttttatttttatttttgacaagttatgataaataaacaatttttaattaaaaatgaaaggaattatttcttttaatttttatttctattaagcTTGATACCCTGAACCTCAACTGAAAAAGCTAAAACCCTAATCTTAATACTTAAAAGTATGTTACAATTTGGAATGCAATCGAGGGGGGAATTGTGTTGTTTTAACTTTGAAGTTGTAAATACGTAATTGTGTAGCTAATTTTTTGTGGTTTTGTTTTGGTGTAGTGTGGATTTGAGGGGCTTGGTGGATCAGAACAGGCAGAATTTTATTCCACCAACGTCGCGTATGACTAATTATGTTGTATTGAAGTTTGGCACTCTTTCCAATCCCAGCGTAAGTTCATGCATTGCTTCTGTTTTATTAGGCTATGTTAATTCGTGTGTATTGTTGTGAATTTGTTGGAATTCGTGTGTAAATGCATTGTTTATATGCCTTACTTTACAGAATGCAAGTGGAGTACAATGTTTTGAGTTAGATTACAGGAAAGGATTGGAAATATTTGTTATATACATGCATTCattcaaattaaaactacatatttctttgtttgtAGTGGGGCTATAGTTGACAGATTTATTTTGCCTTCTCCTCCAATTATTATCAGCACTGATGTCCAATCAGTgcaatttatttgtattgctttTGAATGTTctgattataaaaatttagcaAGGGTTTTCTGTGTTTTGCTAAAAGTTGTTGATATCTTACTAAAGGGACTTCTAAGTTCCTTGTCTCAGGGCACAGGTGCTAGCATTAGTGGAAGTGACTGCTGTTTCATGGTAGTTTTTCAGTATGGTTCCATTGTCTTGTTTAATGTCAGTGAACCTGAGGTTGATGGGTATCTGAAAATTGTGGAAAGACATGCATCGGGTTTACTTCCGGAAATGAGAAAGGATGGTAAGTTTATACATCCTCAATTTTAGGCACTAAGTCACTCACATATTGCTAATGGTAACATGATAGCATAAATATTTGACACATCTTGCATCTatgatattaaatttgaaacaaagaaAGTTAATTTTACTTCTTGGTCAagcagaaaatgaattttttgttgCTAAACATAggtaaatcaattaaaaatgctTACTCAACTGCAAATACCTCTTCACAATTTATCTCCAGCTAGGTTTTCTTGtgttaatatttcttttgtaCCAAGGTGTCCTCAACTTATTTCATTTGAGACTGATCCGTACAAATACATGCGGTCACTGGAGAAGTATTTGCTTTGAGTTTGCCTGGGGGAGTGgaacctttttcattttggacAGAGCAGTGGACTTGAGATTTTTCTGGTTCCTGAATCATTGTTTTGGGTACTTATTCCATACATGAGGGTTTAGCTGGATGATTTTGAAGAGGCTAAGCATTTGTAACATCCCTTCAATAACCCAAAGAAGTTTGGTTGCCAGTGAACTCCAGTTAGGATGgtagttttttaaaatcaaatagtGATAGTGTCATGTATATACGGATTGAGGGCTCTATTGGTCTTCAGATTTTAATTGGAGCTGCATGTCAACTTTCTAATTCTttacatttttgttatatatcATCTCCAGTTGTAGGTGGTTACGTATTTCTTTCTCTAATTTGTGGAAGTAGCATAAGATGCCACATGTTAGgagcttttcttttatttgtatttagttttgaaaaaataagtagtCTAAATGCAGTTGATATAAACTACAGAGTATGAAGTGATAGAGAAGCCAACTCTGAGTACATGGATGCAAGGGGGTTTGGATCACATCATGTTACAGTTCTTGAACATTGACGGAATACGTATAATTGGTAGTGTTCTAGGTCAAAGTATTGCTCTCGACTACTATGTACGACAGGTATGTACTATATAATCTTAGAAGTGTCTACATGGTAGATTATTACTTGGTAATactaagaaaatttctcttctCTTAGGTTGATGGGATGGTTGCAGAATTTACTGATATAAACCGTGGTATGGAGAAAACTGGGACATTTACCATGGAGAGCAAAAAACTTTTTCAACTAGTAGGAAAGGCAAATTCTAATCTAGCTGATGTTATTCTTAAGCTTGGCCTTTTTGAGAGGTAATGGTTTATTCTGGAATGAACTTTCTGTTATAACTACATCATTCGCTAACTGGCTTTTAGTTTGAGAAAATAGTAGAATTACTTATCCATATTTGTGAAGCCTGATCTACTTTTTGGCTTGCAGGACTTGAAAAGTAGGAAATTTTAAGTGATTGTTTGTAGTTGTCAAAGGCTGGTTttgaaattggaaatttatttcttcaaagGCACTGGTCCTAGAtctgataaaagaaaatacctGCGAAAACAAAAACTGATTGCAACATGTAGAAATTAGATGAATAGAAAAGGTAGTAGGGAAAAACAGAAGGAAGAACAGAAAACCAAGGTGTCACACCTTGggttctcttttattttattttttggcatCCCACATAGAAGACTAGCTggacttttttaaatttcttcaaaaccttTGTGAGACACTGTAGTGCTGCTGTACATAAGCAAGCAAACCTGAGCCCAGGAAACTATGTGTCTTTTACCAATAAGTGACCCAGAATAAGGTCCAAACAAGAGAATCCATGTCCACCAACTTTGGCCAACACACTACCGTCGAAGTAACTGTACCACAGAAGTacgtttattttctttttgtgtaacgcacacaaaattttattgattttttacaGATCAGACATCGCGTGGAAGGATGCTAAATATGCCCAAATATGGGAGTATCTCAGAGATGAATTTGAACTAACACAGAGATTTGCCAGTCTTGATTTTAAGTTGAAGTTTGTGGAGGTATGATCTTTTTGTCATGGAAACTTCATCAACTCTCTTCTACCAATACTTGCAAATCACCATTGGATTTGAAGTTTTGTCTTCTCTTTGCAGCATAATATTCGCTTTCTTCAGGAAATCCTTCAAAATCGGAAATCCGATTTCCTAGAATGGCTGATCATCATATTGATTAGTGCTGAAATTCTTATCTCTCTTTATGACCTTTTCCAGAGGACAGCGAGTACTTTGCATTAGCACTAACTTCCCATTCCATTGAAATGGGAACTTGAGGACCTTAGGCCATATTTGCTGTACATCTACTCCTATTAGTTTTGCTGCTATTGCACAAATCATAATCAAAACTCAAACAGGCCAATTTTACTTCATGTAAATAGTGATGAGGATAATTAATACAATGTTTTTGATCATCTATCATATAGTAAAAGTGATTGAATCTgttcttttgttgttttgacCTAAAATTTACTAATGATAGCCTGATGAAAGGAGGCAAATTATTGATGTCTTTTGTATTCTTTCAACGTTGAAGCTTGAAGCTGTGTTGAGTTATGACTTATGATCTTGTTCTCTATACAGCACAGATGTataattagggatggcaactGAATCGTTCCATAATAGATATCCACAATATCTATTTAATTGGATTGGATAATATCCATCCAAAAATTTTTGGATCttgaaatgaatattttaaaattacatccAGATGgatatggataattatttttacctaatgGATATCCGTTTAACCCAAcacaagtttaaaaaattttaattttataaaataaaaaataaacaaatataataaacaaataattgtaaaaatattatattaactagtggaaaatttaaattctccttatattacaaaataaaattttcaaaattatcctttaattttttaacttatttaatactattaataattattattttattttattaatttaatattataaatggacCTTCACTGGAAAGTCGCCGGAACTACCGCCGGATCTCGCCGGAAGGTCACCGGAGCACCGCCGGAAGGTCGCCGGAGCTCCGCCGGGATTTGCCGGAAAGTTGCCGGACCGCCGCCATCGACCACCGGAccgccattttatttatttttatatatattattactaatatgaATAGTTTAATAGCcaaatttgatattgaaattttaactattttatattattatttttatataataaaaataaaatatccatgTATCTCTATAACTATATGGATAAAATTCATATCCATGTCCAATATTAAATActggatatggatatggatatatccattatgaataattatgaatttgtgtTTGGATGGATATTATCCATCCATAATTGGATATTTACCATCCCTATGTATAATGGTTCTACATCTTAATCTAATTTTGACACGATCTTGTTCTCCAGACAGTACAGATGTATCACGGTTGTCCATCTTCATCTAATCTTGAGATTCAGGACCACGTAAGCTTAGGACTATCATTGCGAATGCCATTGCATTAGCTGTGTCTTTTATCCGCTAAGCTGCTCTGTTTTATCAAGACACCGAGCCCAAGCGGAGCCGGGGTCACTTTTTGAGTAGGTGATGGATATGTCACGCAAGCAGTCCCGCAGGAGAAAGATGAAGGGCACGTTTGAGGACCAAGGCAGTTTTCTCGCACGAATAGACTCTTTGGATCACCCAAAAGAAATTGCAAAATTTAGAGGGGCATTCCGAGAATTGAACTCGGGAC contains these protein-coding regions:
- the LOC102627187 gene encoding protein RETARDED ROOT GROWTH-LIKE isoform X1; this translates as MWRTKLCQPVRTIFTKTPSPPPRHHYHRYQRPLIPLSVSLAKTVTCIRTRDSHSYSSSILNEQIFHFDFSSSLVAHCITSASSAEPQVVVDWNDAVSCSEVGDGANGSLEEEEEDPRTNIPVKAYFFSTSVDLRGLVDQNRQNFIPPTSRMTNYVVLKFGTLSNPSGLLSSLSQGTGASISGSDCCFMVVFQYGSIVLFNVSEPEVDGYLKIVERHASGLLPEMRKDEYEVIEKPTLSTWMQGGLDHIMLQFLNIDGIRIIGSVLGQSIALDYYVRQVDGMVAEFTDINRGMEKTGTFTMESKKLFQLVGKANSNLADVILKLGLFERSDIAWKDAKYAQIWEYLRDEFELTQRFASLDFKLKFVEHNIRFLQEILQNRKSDFLEWLIIILISAEILISLYDLFQRTASTLH
- the LOC102627187 gene encoding protein RETARDED ROOT GROWTH-LIKE isoform X2, translated to MWRTKLCQPVRTIFTKTPSPPPRHHYHRYQRPLIPLSVSLAKTVTCIRTRDSHSYSSSILNEQIFHFDFSSSLVAHCITSASSAEPQVVVDWNDAVSCSEVGDGANGSLEEEEEDPRTNIPVKAYFFSTSVDLRGLVDQNRQNFIPPTSRMTNYVVLKFGTLSNPSGTGASISGSDCCFMVVFQYGSIVLFNVSEPEVDGYLKIVERHASGLLPEMRKDEYEVIEKPTLSTWMQGGLDHIMLQFLNIDGIRIIGSVLGQSIALDYYVRQVDGMVAEFTDINRGMEKTGTFTMESKKLFQLVGKANSNLADVILKLGLFERSDIAWKDAKYAQIWEYLRDEFELTQRFASLDFKLKFVEHNIRFLQEILQNRKSDFLEWLIIILISAEILISLYDLFQRTASTLH